In Ignavibacteriales bacterium, a single genomic region encodes these proteins:
- a CDS encoding host-nuclease inhibitor Gam family protein, whose amino-acid sequence MADNFLDELLEMAEQKELAQTDAYYDLLLSEIKKMKDKIELNFHESEKEIDIINKFVLKKNSILDERIKFLEKKLESFIRERDVKSISLANGTLKMHKKQDKIEITDMDLFLKLAKKELLDVIPEQLKPSLTKIKQWIKSKPVPKGVTIIEGQPEFSYTLSNEEEDGREKETGIAA is encoded by the coding sequence ATGGCAGATAACTTTCTTGATGAGCTGCTCGAAATGGCAGAGCAAAAAGAACTTGCTCAGACAGATGCTTATTACGATCTCCTCCTTTCAGAAATCAAAAAGATGAAAGATAAAATCGAGCTGAACTTCCACGAAAGTGAAAAGGAAATCGATATCATAAATAAGTTCGTGTTAAAGAAGAACAGCATTTTAGATGAAAGAATAAAATTCCTCGAAAAGAAACTTGAGAGTTTCATTAGAGAAAGAGATGTAAAAAGTATTTCTCTGGCTAACGGAACACTTAAGATGCATAAGAAACAAGACAAGATTGAGATCACTGATATGGATCTATTCTTGAAACTCGCGAAGAAAGAACTGCTTGATGTTATACCCGAACAACTAAAACCATCGCTGACAAAAATAAAGCAATGGATAAAAAGTAAGCCGGTTCCTAAAGGAGTTACTATAATTGAAGGTCAGCCGGAATTTAGCTACACGTTATCAAATGAGGAAGAAGATGGCCGAGAGAAAGAAACTGGAATTGCAGCTTAA